A part of Methanorbis furvi genomic DNA contains:
- the nadA gene encoding quinolinate synthase NadA, with product MNYEQQIKKLAAEKNAVILAHNYQPPEIQDVADITGDSLELARLAKEAKESTLVLCGVYFMAETAKILSPEKTVLIPRPDAGCPLADQLTPEIVRAAKTAHPGSPFVVYVNSNAATKAECDITCTSANAAAVAASLPEKKILFGPDANLAAWVQAQLPEKEIIAVPENGGCPTHHNFSVRDVEIARREYPNATIICHPECSREVQLASDMVGSTGYMIRNCGTEKEWVIFTEEGIAHPLQKKYPDTIFHVMASAVCPNMKLIDLFDLYVTLRDGVYPVQVSDHIAAKARTAIERMIEVSK from the coding sequence ATGAACTACGAACAGCAGATCAAAAAACTTGCCGCAGAAAAAAATGCCGTGATCCTTGCCCACAACTATCAGCCGCCTGAGATTCAGGACGTCGCTGACATCACGGGCGACTCGCTCGAGCTTGCCCGGCTTGCCAAGGAAGCAAAAGAGTCCACGCTTGTTCTCTGCGGTGTCTACTTCATGGCAGAGACCGCAAAAATTCTCTCGCCGGAAAAGACCGTCCTCATCCCGCGTCCTGACGCAGGATGTCCGCTGGCCGATCAGCTGACTCCGGAAATCGTGCGTGCAGCAAAAACCGCTCATCCCGGCTCGCCGTTTGTGGTCTACGTGAACTCAAACGCAGCGACAAAAGCTGAGTGCGACATCACCTGCACCTCGGCAAATGCCGCGGCAGTCGCAGCATCCTTGCCGGAGAAAAAAATTCTGTTCGGCCCTGATGCAAATCTTGCCGCATGGGTGCAGGCCCAGCTGCCGGAAAAAGAGATCATTGCAGTCCCAGAGAACGGAGGTTGCCCCACGCATCACAACTTTTCGGTGCGGGATGTTGAGATCGCCCGCCGCGAGTATCCGAATGCCACGATCATCTGCCATCCCGAGTGCAGCAGAGAGGTTCAGCTGGCGAGCGACATGGTTGGATCAACTGGCTACATGATCCGCAACTGCGGAACAGAGAAGGAGTGGGTGATCTTTACTGAGGAGGGCATCGCTCATCCGCTGCAGAAAAAATATCCTGACACAATCTTTCACGTGATGGCGTCTGCGGTCTGCCCGAACATGAAGCTGATTGATCTTTTTGATCTCTACGTGACGCTCCGCGACGGTGTGTATCCTGTGCAGGTTTCTGATCACATCGCCGCAAAGGCGCGGACCGCGATTGAGCGGATGATTGAGGTTTCGAAATGA
- a CDS encoding site-2 protease family protein, producing MSNLSLLEKISPFEKRDLLIAWFCLAVAFTLGISGGIAFVTDFTKISIDTLALTFIVAVITVGLSFVLHEMAHKFAAIRYGYWAEFRKNTQMLLLAVVIAVVTGIVFAAPGATLINTAGREMTKKENGIISFAGPAINLILAVPFFICMIAGIVMGGAEISQFTVPGFLFYLGMIGFQVNAMLAFFNMLPVGPLDGRKILRWNVVVFVVTIVVSLLILYVSLQPWMFVKMLVYS from the coding sequence GTGAGTAACTTGAGTCTTCTTGAAAAGATCTCTCCGTTTGAAAAGCGGGACCTGCTGATTGCATGGTTCTGTCTTGCGGTCGCATTCACGCTCGGTATCTCAGGGGGCATTGCGTTTGTCACCGACTTTACTAAAATTTCGATCGACACGCTTGCGCTGACGTTTATTGTTGCAGTCATAACGGTCGGGCTGTCTTTTGTTCTGCATGAGATGGCGCACAAGTTTGCGGCAATCAGATACGGTTACTGGGCAGAGTTTCGCAAGAACACACAGATGCTGCTGCTCGCAGTCGTCATTGCGGTGGTGACCGGTATTGTGTTTGCCGCGCCCGGAGCAACGCTGATCAATACTGCCGGACGCGAGATGACCAAGAAAGAGAATGGTATCATCTCTTTTGCGGGTCCTGCGATAAATCTGATTCTTGCAGTTCCGTTTTTTATCTGCATGATTGCAGGTATTGTTATGGGCGGGGCTGAGATTAGTCAGTTCACGGTTCCCGGATTCCTGTTCTATCTGGGAATGATCGGTTTCCAGGTAAATGCGATGCTGGCATTCTTCAACATGCTGCCGGTGGGCCCGCTTGACGGCAGAAAGATTCTCCGCTGGAATGTTGTGGTGTTTGTTGTGACCATTGTTGTGTCGCTTCTGATTCTCTACGTCTCGCTGCAGCCCTGGATGTTTGTGAAGATGCTGGTCTATAGTTGA
- the nadC gene encoding carboxylating nicotinate-nucleotide diphosphorylase: MMLPTDQLLSFFAEDVPFGDITTLALVEDKVVAARVEARTDMVLAGVEECVWLFEHFGVGATVHADDGEKISAGTKILSLAGSVHAILSLERTCLNLLGRMSGIATATAAAQTLVATVNDHVKVAGTRKTAPGLRYFDKKAIRLGGGEPHRDSLSDAFLIKDTHRSLLPVAEAVRRAKAYSVYHKVECEVENLIDAVAAAEAGADIIMFDNMTPSAVHGSIAALASRGLRERLVLEVSGGITVENVQKWAGVDVDVISMGSLTHSVKYADVSLEIE, encoded by the coding sequence ATGATGCTGCCAACTGATCAACTTCTCTCTTTTTTTGCCGAGGACGTTCCCTTCGGAGATATCACGACGCTTGCTCTTGTCGAGGACAAAGTTGTCGCTGCCCGCGTTGAAGCACGGACGGATATGGTTCTCGCAGGCGTTGAGGAGTGCGTCTGGCTCTTTGAACACTTCGGTGTCGGGGCAACGGTTCATGCTGATGACGGCGAAAAAATTTCTGCGGGAACAAAAATTCTGTCGCTTGCAGGATCGGTTCATGCGATTTTGTCGCTTGAGCGTACCTGTCTGAATCTTCTTGGAAGAATGAGCGGGATTGCGACCGCGACCGCTGCTGCGCAAACGCTTGTGGCCACAGTGAATGATCATGTGAAGGTTGCGGGAACGAGAAAGACTGCTCCGGGCCTTCGCTACTTTGACAAGAAAGCAATTCGTCTCGGCGGCGGTGAGCCGCACCGCGACAGTTTGTCTGATGCGTTTTTGATCAAGGACACGCATCGCTCTCTTCTGCCGGTCGCCGAAGCCGTCCGCCGTGCGAAGGCGTACTCGGTCTACCACAAGGTGGAGTGCGAGGTGGAAAATCTGATCGATGCAGTCGCCGCTGCTGAAGCTGGCGCTGATATTATTATGTTTGATAATATGACGCCTTCTGCGGTGCACGGATCAATCGCTGCTCTCGCTTCCCGGGGACTTCGCGAGCGGCTGGTGCTTGAGGTCTCGGGCGGCATCACTGTGGAGAATGTTCAGAAGTGGGCCGGGGTTGATGTGGATGTTATCAGCATGGGCTCTCTTACACATTCGGTGAAGTACGCTGATGTGAGTCTTGAGATCGAATAA
- a CDS encoding aconitase X catalytic domain-containing protein, translated as MELDTYDQALLNGEHGESRQKMMEILLALGKIYDAERFIPVKSVQVSGASFKTIGDAGLEWLSSIDAKAVVPAFLNPIGMPREGWEELGIPASFAEKQKQVNEAYVRLGIRPTCTCTPYYFSIVERGDHLAWSESSAVSYANSVLGARTNREGGPSALAAALTGKTPEYGLHIVKNRLPQIEFRLDDPEAAKNWTNAEYGALGVVAGGVAGNRIPLFMDIRPNRDMLKSLGAAMAASGAVALYHVNGITPESRFPFFKKHIAEDEREVVTIEVADVLNVFADLEVTAVAVGCPHLSKEEVARVAQLLSGKKTVMPFYVFIAEEMRASCATDLMVIEKAGAKVVPDTCMVVSPLMDHTGSVMTNSGKAFSYLPGMCGVTPRMGTLEECVRVGCGE; from the coding sequence ATGGAACTGGATACGTACGATCAGGCGCTGCTGAACGGCGAACACGGCGAGAGCCGTCAGAAGATGATGGAGATTTTACTGGCTCTCGGGAAAATCTACGATGCCGAACGCTTTATTCCGGTAAAGAGTGTGCAGGTCTCCGGAGCTTCGTTCAAAACGATTGGCGATGCCGGTCTTGAGTGGCTGTCAAGTATTGATGCGAAGGCAGTTGTGCCGGCATTCTTAAATCCGATCGGCATGCCCCGCGAAGGATGGGAGGAACTCGGCATTCCGGCAAGTTTTGCCGAGAAGCAGAAGCAGGTAAACGAGGCATACGTCAGGCTCGGCATCCGGCCGACTTGTACCTGCACGCCGTACTACTTCAGCATTGTTGAGCGCGGCGATCATCTTGCATGGTCCGAGTCCTCAGCAGTCAGCTACGCAAACTCGGTGCTTGGTGCACGAACGAACCGCGAGGGCGGACCCTCCGCTCTTGCGGCTGCCCTGACCGGCAAGACGCCTGAGTACGGTCTGCATATTGTGAAAAACCGGCTGCCGCAGATTGAGTTCCGCTTGGACGACCCAGAAGCCGCGAAAAACTGGACGAATGCCGAGTACGGTGCGCTCGGTGTTGTTGCGGGCGGAGTTGCCGGCAACAGAATTCCTCTGTTCATGGACATCAGACCGAACCGTGATATGCTGAAGAGTCTTGGCGCGGCAATGGCTGCGTCAGGAGCGGTCGCACTCTATCATGTGAACGGGATTACGCCTGAGTCAAGGTTCCCGTTCTTCAAGAAACACATCGCCGAGGACGAGCGTGAGGTTGTCACGATCGAGGTTGCAGACGTGCTGAATGTGTTCGCTGATCTTGAGGTAACAGCTGTTGCGGTCGGCTGTCCGCATCTGTCAAAGGAGGAGGTGGCACGCGTTGCCCAGCTGCTTTCCGGCAAAAAAACGGTGATGCCGTTTTATGTGTTCATCGCTGAAGAGATGCGGGCGTCCTGCGCAACAGATCTTATGGTGATTGAGAAGGCAGGAGCAAAAGTGGTGCCTGATACCTGTATGGTGGTCTCACCGTTAATGGATCACACGGGAAGTGTTATGACCAACTCGGGCAAGGCGTTTTCGTACCTGCCCGGAATGTGTGGTGTGACTCCGCGGATGGGAACGCTGGAGGAGTGTGTGCGTGTGGGGTGCGGTGAGTAA
- the nadX gene encoding aspartate dehydrogenase, producing the protein MITVGLLGCGNIGRVIAAGQENFKITAVYDVVPARVEAFGKEFDAKPFSDFTAFLAEPTDIIVEAASVLAATEHAQEVLEAGKDIVIMSVGALADIEYRSRLIETARQLKRKIHIPSGAIMGLDNISIGQISRIDKFVLRTTKNPASLAREATERTQLFSGKAHDCVRQYPKNTNVAESLSIACGRDVDVELWMDPDEDRNMHEIFFEGEFGEAYIRVRNLPSPDNPATSYLAALSILTLLKNLDNPLVIGA; encoded by the coding sequence ATGATCACCGTTGGTCTGCTTGGATGCGGAAATATCGGCCGCGTTATCGCCGCAGGTCAGGAAAACTTCAAAATAACCGCCGTGTATGACGTAGTCCCGGCGCGGGTAGAGGCGTTCGGCAAAGAGTTCGACGCAAAACCATTCTCAGACTTCACCGCCTTCCTTGCCGAACCAACCGATATTATTGTCGAAGCAGCGTCAGTTCTCGCCGCCACCGAACATGCGCAGGAGGTACTCGAGGCCGGAAAAGACATCGTCATCATGAGTGTCGGGGCACTCGCAGATATTGAGTACCGTTCCAGACTCATCGAAACCGCACGGCAGCTGAAACGCAAAATCCATATCCCGTCCGGCGCCATCATGGGCCTTGACAACATCAGCATCGGCCAGATCAGCCGCATCGACAAATTTGTTCTGAGAACAACCAAAAATCCGGCATCCCTCGCCCGCGAAGCAACCGAGCGGACCCAGCTGTTCTCAGGCAAAGCTCATGACTGTGTCCGCCAGTACCCGAAAAACACCAACGTCGCCGAGTCGCTGTCGATCGCCTGCGGCCGCGACGTTGACGTCGAGCTGTGGATGGACCCAGACGAAGACCGCAACATGCATGAAATATTCTTCGAAGGAGAGTTCGGCGAAGCATACATCAGAGTGAGAAACCTCCCTTCGCCCGACAACCCGGCAACCAGCTACCTTGCGGCCTTATCGATTCTCACGCTGTTGAAAAATCTTGACAACCCCTTGGTGATAGGCGCATGA
- a CDS encoding ABC transporter ATP-binding protein, with protein sequence MKSRDIALVGILLAAGAIARYISLFVPGAIVANLTIAFYCLAIILVVPKFREALGIGLVAGIICAVFSHSIFPLGNLISEPIGAVVCLAVYKLIKDHTRLAPAIATAIATPASGFTFIGITCCVMLATAPDATVGTVLAFAVAMVPIVASAAVVNTIIAQIIAMPATAVMQKTRSVTASPHTTPAPTNAPIVLDHVGFTYQASDVPSLRDISLSFAKGEFVVVTGPSGAGKTTFARAVSGVLIHAYGGDLTGSIAIAGKYADEYEDVTALSKEVGMVFDDADAQLIFTTVEEEILTALETRGLSADEVAQKLDEIYKVTCTGHLKDRAPHALSGGQKQRVAMAAALSRETPILVLDEATSELDKNARRQVYTLLRSLTDRGHIVVLVEHMTDETLDFATRMIRLDAGKIVYDGVPAADNLSFAKIPKTPAGTETVLAAESLTHRFGDVLALDNVSLTFAKGEIVAVLGENGSGKTTLVKHLNGLLRPDAGRVLLNGSDIIEKSVSEIAKTVGLVFQNPDTMLFENTCEKEILFGLKNIGNPDPAAALSALATVGLAGKAQVNPRHLSRGERQRLALACVLAMDQQIVIMDEPTTGLDMQESYEIMQVLTGMRNNGKTILMVTHNPSLAEMFADRIVEMEIGHVTKVRASANGGA encoded by the coding sequence ATGAAATCACGCGATATTGCACTGGTCGGCATACTGCTTGCTGCCGGTGCCATCGCCCGGTACATCTCCCTGTTTGTCCCGGGAGCAATTGTTGCAAACCTAACGATTGCCTTCTACTGCCTTGCGATCATCCTTGTCGTCCCGAAGTTCCGGGAAGCACTCGGCATCGGCCTTGTGGCCGGTATCATCTGTGCGGTCTTCTCGCACTCCATATTTCCTCTCGGAAACCTCATCTCCGAACCCATCGGTGCGGTCGTCTGTCTTGCGGTCTATAAACTGATCAAAGATCACACCAGACTCGCTCCGGCAATTGCGACCGCAATCGCAACTCCTGCGAGCGGCTTCACCTTCATCGGCATCACCTGCTGCGTTATGCTGGCAACAGCTCCGGACGCAACTGTTGGAACAGTGCTTGCATTTGCCGTCGCCATGGTTCCAATCGTTGCGAGCGCCGCAGTTGTCAACACAATCATCGCCCAGATAATTGCAATGCCGGCAACCGCCGTCATGCAGAAAACCCGCAGCGTCACCGCCTCCCCGCACACAACGCCTGCCCCGACCAATGCTCCGATAGTTCTCGATCATGTCGGTTTCACCTATCAGGCATCAGACGTTCCGTCGCTTCGCGACATCTCACTCTCCTTTGCGAAAGGTGAGTTCGTCGTGGTAACCGGCCCGTCCGGTGCCGGCAAGACCACGTTTGCCCGTGCGGTTTCAGGAGTTCTCATCCACGCCTACGGCGGCGACCTTACCGGCTCGATTGCAATCGCCGGAAAGTATGCTGATGAGTACGAGGATGTGACCGCTCTCTCAAAAGAGGTCGGTATGGTCTTCGATGACGCGGACGCACAGCTGATCTTCACCACCGTCGAAGAAGAAATTCTCACCGCTCTTGAGACTCGCGGACTCTCCGCAGATGAGGTCGCACAAAAGCTGGATGAGATCTACAAAGTTACCTGCACCGGTCATCTCAAGGACCGGGCACCGCACGCCCTCTCCGGCGGACAGAAACAGCGTGTCGCAATGGCTGCTGCCCTTTCCCGCGAAACCCCAATTCTCGTACTTGACGAGGCAACGTCCGAGCTTGACAAGAATGCACGCCGTCAGGTCTACACACTCCTTCGGAGCCTGACCGACCGCGGCCACATCGTCGTTCTCGTCGAACACATGACTGATGAAACGCTTGACTTTGCCACCAGAATGATCCGGCTTGATGCAGGAAAAATTGTCTACGACGGAGTGCCCGCGGCCGATAACCTCTCCTTCGCGAAAATCCCGAAGACCCCTGCCGGCACGGAGACTGTCCTTGCGGCAGAGTCTCTGACCCACCGCTTCGGCGACGTGCTTGCGCTTGACAACGTCTCTCTCACCTTTGCGAAAGGTGAGATTGTTGCAGTCCTCGGTGAAAACGGATCGGGCAAGACGACCCTCGTCAAACACTTGAACGGACTTCTCCGGCCTGACGCTGGCAGAGTTCTTCTGAATGGTTCAGACATCATCGAAAAATCCGTCTCCGAGATTGCAAAAACCGTCGGCCTTGTGTTCCAGAATCCTGACACCATGCTGTTTGAGAACACCTGCGAGAAAGAGATCCTCTTTGGTCTCAAAAATATCGGCAACCCTGACCCTGCCGCAGCGCTTTCAGCGCTCGCGACGGTCGGTCTTGCCGGAAAAGCGCAGGTCAACCCCCGCCACTTAAGCCGCGGCGAGCGGCAGAGGCTGGCTCTTGCCTGTGTGCTTGCGATGGATCAGCAGATTGTTATCATGGATGAACCGACCACGGGCCTTGATATGCAGGAGTCGTATGAGATTATGCAGGTCTTAACCGGCATGAGAAACAATGGCAAAACCATTCTGATGGTTACGCACAACCCCTCGCTTGCCGAGATGTTTGCCGACAGAATTGTTGAGATGGAGATCGGGCACGTGACAAAAGTTCGTGCGTCCGCAAATGGAGGTGCGTGA
- a CDS encoding N-acetyltransferase, with protein sequence MIRQFCFSDTDAVMKIWLDASITAHDFLSPAYWQEQFFVVRDQYLPISETYVFVEDDLIRGFVSILDGDTVGALFVAPSFQRHGVGSALIRYVQEIKRDLTLCVYVENIAAKIFYEKLGFVILLRRTTETGHDEYVMRFCE encoded by the coding sequence ATGATTCGTCAGTTCTGCTTTTCAGATACGGATGCGGTGATGAAAATATGGCTTGATGCAAGCATCACGGCGCATGATTTTCTTTCTCCTGCTTACTGGCAGGAACAGTTTTTTGTTGTGCGGGATCAGTACCTGCCGATCTCAGAGACGTATGTTTTTGTCGAGGATGATCTCATCCGCGGTTTTGTCAGCATTCTTGATGGGGACACGGTCGGCGCACTTTTTGTTGCGCCAAGTTTTCAGCGGCATGGCGTCGGCTCTGCACTGATTCGTTATGTGCAGGAGATCAAAAGAGATCTCACGCTGTGTGTGTACGTGGAAAATATTGCTGCAAAAATATTTTATGAAAAATTGGGTTTTGTAATTTTGTTGCGCCGCACGACCGAGACCGGCCATGATGAGTACGTGATGCGGTTTTGTGAATAA
- a CDS encoding methionine synthase, which yields MQLPKLLPTTVVGSFPCVKGSGFLGLVDPYKHAVKFAVAEQLRAGVDIISDGQVRADMVQAFVSKLPGINGNTVIGPIGISEKPITVADTRYALTQTKYVKGILTGPCTLAYALKIETPSYRDREELVLDLAAALHSEAKFLAATGVYMIQVDEPILSTGAMDIETAKEALKIIFKGIETPTCIHTCGRLNTVSSEWTRLPVDVIDFEYSVSPENLSDISRHDLRNKKIGCGCVKSSETQVESVEEIEKRVRLCVESFGAENILIDPDCGLRMLTPEVAFAKLANMCEAVKNVRAEL from the coding sequence ATGCAGCTCCCGAAACTTCTTCCGACAACAGTTGTCGGTTCCTTTCCATGCGTGAAAGGTTCCGGCTTTCTCGGTCTGGTTGATCCCTACAAACATGCAGTGAAGTTTGCGGTTGCCGAACAGCTGAGAGCAGGCGTTGATATCATCTCGGATGGACAGGTGCGGGCCGATATGGTGCAGGCGTTTGTCTCAAAGCTTCCGGGCATCAACGGAAATACGGTGATAGGACCCATCGGTATTTCAGAAAAACCGATCACGGTCGCAGACACCAGATATGCTCTGACGCAGACAAAGTATGTGAAGGGAATTTTGACCGGACCGTGTACTCTCGCGTATGCGCTGAAGATTGAGACTCCTTCCTACCGCGACCGCGAGGAGCTGGTGCTGGATCTTGCAGCGGCCCTGCACTCTGAAGCGAAGTTTCTTGCGGCGACCGGCGTCTACATGATTCAGGTGGATGAACCGATTCTCTCGACCGGTGCGATGGATATTGAGACGGCAAAGGAAGCACTGAAGATTATTTTCAAAGGTATCGAGACACCGACCTGCATTCACACCTGCGGCCGGCTGAATACGGTCTCGTCGGAGTGGACGCGGCTGCCGGTGGATGTGATCGATTTCGAGTACTCGGTGAGTCCTGAGAATCTCTCCGACATCTCGCGTCATGATCTGCGGAACAAAAAGATCGGATGCGGTTGCGTGAAAAGTTCAGAGACGCAAGTCGAGTCGGTCGAGGAGATCGAGAAACGCGTGCGGTTGTGTGTGGAGTCGTTCGGGGCTGAGAATATTTTGATCGATCCAGACTGCGGGCTGCGGATGCTGACGCCTGAGGTGGCATTTGCGAAGCTCGCGAATATGTGCGAAGCGGTGAAGAACGTCAGAGCTGAGTTATAG
- a CDS encoding class I adenylate-forming enzyme family protein, whose translation MMLNITTFLDANACRLAKPVFYCPERNTSYTSSEVLGISSEIARTLKSLGVDKGDRVLLYLNSSPEYLFSYLAVWRVGAVAVPTNRVYTATELSYMIKDAGANVFITDPDGAEIAKDLGVRIFVPENIESFRTAPVLPPEPTESDDLCQLQYTSGTTGKPKGAMLTHGNWLTAVHNECDVLTLKQDDVYLGIYPMGHVGLSWGVAAMRAGALYIMMERYDPDSYLALCKKHQVTVLSGMPPVIHFLEGAPAGTEEMLATAREIISGGGPLHHETWKNFHYRYNIPVINAYGLSETVVIGTGTVIRPEDYASADRFQSVGHPVCFSEVKIVDEADASKTMPPETPGEIALRGPAVAKGYWGLPEETARAFLPDGWFLTGDIGYLDKDQRLCLTDRKKDMIVMSGWKIYPTEVEETLLQYQEVAEIAVFGIPHPHRGEVPAAAVVWRAGRDGSDNEAGLLAFAKEHLAGYKVPRKIYTVDALPRVNGWKLLRRELREKFS comes from the coding sequence ATGATGCTGAATATAACCACGTTCCTTGATGCCAATGCCTGCCGTCTTGCAAAGCCGGTGTTCTATTGCCCTGAGAGGAACACCTCCTATACCTCATCCGAAGTTCTTGGAATCAGTTCAGAGATTGCCCGCACCCTCAAATCCCTTGGCGTTGACAAAGGTGACCGGGTACTTCTCTACCTGAACAGCAGCCCTGAATATCTGTTCTCGTACCTCGCCGTCTGGAGAGTTGGTGCGGTCGCTGTTCCGACAAACCGCGTCTACACCGCAACCGAACTCAGCTATATGATCAAAGATGCCGGAGCAAATGTTTTCATCACCGATCCTGATGGCGCAGAGATTGCAAAAGATCTGGGTGTCAGAATTTTTGTCCCGGAAAATATCGAATCATTTCGAACCGCGCCCGTACTTCCTCCCGAGCCAACCGAGTCAGACGATCTCTGCCAGCTGCAGTACACCTCAGGCACGACCGGCAAACCAAAAGGTGCCATGCTTACGCACGGCAACTGGCTTACCGCAGTTCACAACGAGTGCGACGTGCTCACCCTCAAGCAGGACGACGTGTATCTCGGAATCTATCCGATGGGACATGTCGGCCTCTCATGGGGAGTTGCCGCAATGCGTGCGGGCGCACTCTACATCATGATGGAGAGGTACGACCCTGACAGCTATCTTGCCCTCTGCAAAAAACATCAGGTCACTGTTCTCTCAGGCATGCCGCCGGTCATCCACTTTCTGGAAGGAGCGCCTGCCGGAACCGAAGAGATGCTTGCAACCGCCCGCGAAATAATTTCAGGCGGCGGCCCTCTGCATCATGAAACCTGGAAAAACTTCCATTACCGGTACAACATTCCGGTCATCAACGCCTACGGACTTTCAGAGACCGTTGTCATTGGAACAGGAACCGTGATCCGACCCGAAGATTATGCTTCCGCTGACCGGTTCCAGAGTGTCGGGCATCCGGTCTGCTTCTCAGAAGTGAAAATTGTTGACGAAGCTGATGCTTCCAAAACAATGCCTCCCGAAACCCCGGGAGAGATTGCTCTTCGAGGGCCCGCCGTTGCCAAAGGATACTGGGGACTGCCTGAAGAAACCGCACGGGCATTTCTTCCGGACGGCTGGTTCCTTACCGGCGACATCGGCTACCTTGACAAAGATCAGAGGCTCTGCTTAACTGACCGCAAAAAGGACATGATCGTCATGTCAGGCTGGAAAATTTATCCGACCGAGGTCGAGGAGACCCTTCTTCAGTATCAGGAAGTTGCCGAGATTGCAGTGTTTGGTATCCCGCACCCGCATCGCGGCGAAGTTCCCGCGGCCGCTGTCGTGTGGCGGGCGGGCCGGGACGGCTCGGACAATGAAGCCGGTCTCCTTGCATTTGCCAAGGAACATCTGGCAGGGTACAAAGTTCCCAGAAAAATTTACACGGTGGATGCCCTCCCCCGCGTAAACGGATGGAAGCTCCTCAGACGCGAGCTTCGTGAAAAATTCTCATAA
- a CDS encoding energy-coupling factor transporter transmembrane component T yields MEDIMQYIPGNRFVHRLSPMTKIVFAVGMMFAAIFTTNLAILAGLIAVVLIVAAAGGLFKVLLRQVPLLIILGLALVVLTVLTNATGEVIVYLLPNNLLPITTGAILFAVQMALRFAVLIFAFQLLVISTQPRDLVNALYTLRIPGDYALMFLIAIRFIPTLQREGARINEAQLSRGYFPGGGIVGKLKQLGPVMLPLMLNSLAKADTLGLTIDMRGYRLASEYRRKLEYHLADAGMIILVIAVLAGVAAITFL; encoded by the coding sequence ATGGAAGACATTATGCAGTATATCCCAGGCAACCGGTTTGTTCACCGCTTGTCACCGATGACGAAGATCGTCTTCGCTGTCGGCATGATGTTTGCCGCAATCTTCACCACGAACCTTGCGATCCTCGCAGGACTGATCGCAGTCGTGCTGATAGTTGCAGCTGCCGGCGGTCTCTTCAAGGTTCTGCTTCGTCAGGTTCCGCTGCTGATCATCCTCGGCCTCGCACTGGTCGTGCTGACGGTCCTCACGAACGCCACGGGAGAAGTCATCGTCTATCTGCTGCCGAACAATCTGCTGCCAATAACAACCGGAGCAATTCTCTTCGCAGTGCAGATGGCTCTGCGGTTTGCGGTGCTTATATTTGCCTTCCAGCTGCTGGTCATCTCGACACAACCGCGTGATCTGGTGAATGCCCTCTACACTCTGCGGATTCCGGGCGACTATGCGCTGATGTTCCTGATTGCCATCCGGTTTATCCCGACGCTTCAGAGAGAAGGCGCACGAATCAATGAGGCCCAGCTCTCCCGCGGCTACTTCCCGGGCGGAGGAATTGTCGGAAAACTCAAGCAGCTCGGCCCTGTCATGCTTCCTTTGATGCTGAACTCGCTTGCAAAAGCTGACACCCTTGGGTTAACGATCGATATGCGTGGTTACCGCCTGGCTTCTGAGTACCGGAGAAAACTGGAGTATCATCTTGCAGACGCAGGCATGATCATTCTGGTGATTGCGGTGCTCGCCGGCGTTGCGGCGATAACCTTCCTCTAA